In Xanthomonas campestris pv. phormiicola, the DNA window AGATCTATTCGCGTTTCGAGAAGGCCGGCCTGAAGGTCGTGGCCGCCAAGTACAAGCAACTGTCGCGCCGCGAGGCCGAGGGCTTCTACGCCGTGCACCGCGAGCGTCCGTTCTTCAACGCGCTGGTCGAGTTCATGATCTCCGGCCCGGTGATGATCCAGGCGCTGGAAGGCGAGAACGCCGTGGCCGCGCACCGCGACCTGCTCGGCGCCACCAATCCGAAGGACGCCGCACCGGGCACCATCCGCGCCGATTTCGCCGACTCGATCGACGCCAACGCCGCGCACGGTTCCGATTCGGTGGAGAACGCCGCCAACGAAGTGGCATATTTCTTCGCCGCCACCGAAGTGGTTTCGCGCTAAGAGGTCATCGTGAACGAGGTCGTCCACACTCCGTTGGCGCTCGCCGATCCGCTCCGGACCGGCGCCGCAGCCAAGCAGAATCTGCTCGACCTCGATCGCGAGGGCCTGGAGCGTTTCTTCGCCGACACGCTCGGCGAAGCGCGCTACCGCGCCCACCAGGTGATGAAGTGGATCCACCACCGCTACGTCACCGACTTCGACCAGATGACCGACCTCGGCAAGGCGCTGCGCGCCAAGCTGCAGCAGCATGCCGAGGTCGTCGTCCCCAACATCGTGTTCGACAAGCCGTCCGCCGACGGCACCCACAAGTGGCTGCTGGCCATGGGCACCGACGGCAAGAACGCGATCGAGGCCGTGTACATCCCGGACAAGGGCCGCGGCACGCTGTGCGTGTCCTCCCAGGTCGGCTGCGGGTTGAACTGCACGTTCTGCTCGACCGCCACCCAGGGCTTCAACCGCAACCTGTCCACCGCCGAGATCGTTGGCCAGGTGTGGGTTGCGGCGCGGCACCTGGGCAACGTGCCGCACCAGCAGCGCCGTCTCACCAACGTGGTGATGATGGGCATGGGCGAGCCGCTGATGAATTTCGACAACGTCGTGCGCGCGATGAGCGTGATGCGCGACGACCTGGGCTATGGCCTGGCCAACAAGCGGGTCACGCTGTCGACCTCCGGCCTGGTGCCGATGATCGATCGCCTGTCCGCCGAGAGCGACGTGTCGCTGGCGGTCTCGCTGCATGCGGCCGACGACGCGCTGCGCGAGACGCTGGTGCCGCTCAACAAGAAGTACCCGGTCGCCGAACTGATGGCCGCGTGCGCGCGCTATCTGCGCGCCAACAAGCGCCGCGAGTCGGTGACCTTCGAATACACGCTGATGAAGGGCATCAACGACCAGCCCGAACATGCGCGGCAGCTGGCGCGGCTGATGCGCCAGTTCGACAACGCGGTGCAGGCCTCG includes these proteins:
- the ndk gene encoding nucleoside-diphosphate kinase, which translates into the protein MALERTLSIIKPDAVAKNVIGEIYSRFEKAGLKVVAAKYKQLSRREAEGFYAVHRERPFFNALVEFMISGPVMIQALEGENAVAAHRDLLGATNPKDAAPGTIRADFADSIDANAAHGSDSVENAANEVAYFFAATEVVSR
- the rlmN gene encoding 23S rRNA (adenine(2503)-C(2))-methyltransferase RlmN: MALADPLRTGAAAKQNLLDLDREGLERFFADTLGEARYRAHQVMKWIHHRYVTDFDQMTDLGKALRAKLQQHAEVVVPNIVFDKPSADGTHKWLLAMGTDGKNAIEAVYIPDKGRGTLCVSSQVGCGLNCTFCSTATQGFNRNLSTAEIVGQVWVAARHLGNVPHQQRRLTNVVMMGMGEPLMNFDNVVRAMSVMRDDLGYGLANKRVTLSTSGLVPMIDRLSAESDVSLAVSLHAADDALRETLVPLNKKYPVAELMAACARYLRANKRRESVTFEYTLMKGINDQPEHARQLARLMRQFDNAVQASNAGKVNLIPFNPFPGTRYERSGETEIRAFQKILLDAQVLTMVRRTRGDDIDAACGQLKGQVLDRTRRQADFQRQLQTQADRDAAA